The DNA segment GGGGATCAACCTCGGGTAACCCTTCAATATCCTGATGAAGATCCCCAGTATGCTCGGAGCGGTCGTCATACTGAGAGGGTTTATGGAGTTTCTCGTCTCGACTGGGAAAATCAACCAGGGAACCACTCCCCCTCTTCCGACGTTGATACCATCCCCCGCTATTAACCATCATGAGCATAGAAATGGCGGTAAGAAGACCGAATACCGCTGCAGCTCCCTCCCTGGACATTGCGTCGGCCGCAAACCGGGTTACAGGACTGAGCCGGTAGGTTTCAGAAAAAAGTATCCGCAGGGTAACCGCCAAGGAAAGCGACGGAACAATGCCTGCCAGAGAACCGAACCAGAGACCATGGGGAAATATGCTTTGTCCGGCACACCAGGCTTGTACAAATAAAAAAATGGGAATATAGGCGGCTGCCCAATGAACAGCCTCAAAGAGCCCCTTCATGGGCCACCCGATAAGCCGGAGAAGGTACGGCCCCGGGTTATCGGGATATACCATGTCGTAAATCCCCGCAGCCACCAGTGAAACGGCAGTAATTCCGGCTAATCCATAAAGAAGTATTGATAGTGCAACATTTTGACCCTGGTTCTTCACAACTGCCTCCGGCCTCATTATCGGACGAAGGGGTCCGCATAATTAGACCGGGGTCAGTTTTTTTCTCCGGTGTTAGGGTCTACACAGCCCCCAGAGAACTAAACAACCTACCCTTCCGGGCCATCGACCCTGCCCCCTCGAGGCAGTTCATCAAAATCCACACCCCATCCGGAGGGCTGTGCATGGTGGTTCGCATTAGGAAAGAAATAGTAACCCAGAAATACCCAGGGGAATCAGGTACAGGGCAAACCAGCCGAGTTTTCCCGCCCGTACAACCTTCATGAGGAGTACCAGAGAAACAAGCCCCACAAGAAAACTCGATATCGACCCTGCAACCAAGGGCGCCAGTGCTACCTGTGAACCTAACTCAGCCGCATCCTTCAGGGTCAATACCAATGCCCCAAGGATGGCGGGTATGGATAGTAAAAAACTGAATTCACCGGCAGTTTGCCGGTCCATCCCCCGGAATAGTCCTGCGGAAATGGTAATTCCCGCCCGGCTGATTCCCGGAAACACCCCCAACCCCTGGGCAATACCGCATACTACCCCATCAATCCAGGTCAGCTCCCCGTAGCTTTTTTCTCCTCCGAACCGTTGGGACACCAGAAGAATCCCGGCAGTCACCAAAAACAAC comes from the Spirochaeta lutea genome and includes:
- a CDS encoding undecaprenyl-diphosphate phosphatase, with product MSVLQAVLLGALQGVTEFLPVSSSGHLAVLKHTMGLQDIGLLFDVLLHGASLVAVLLVFRARIGRMVTGMYRWVRRRGDEEDFGQVRAAGILVIATAITAGIGFAVKDFAEGFAIPVVSVLFLVTAGILLVSQRFGGEKSYGELTWIDGVVCGIAQGLGVFPGISRAGITISAGLFRGMDRQTAGEFSFLLSIPAILGALVLTLKDAAELGSQVALAPLVAGSISSFLVGLVSLVLLMKVVRAGKLGWFALYLIPLGISGLLFLS